Proteins found in one Rhodothermales bacterium genomic segment:
- the lptB gene encoding LPS export ABC transporter ATP-binding protein, whose protein sequence is MDASTDTPLVLRAEGLTKRYRKRTVVDDVALSVTQGEVVGLLGPNGAGKTTTFYMVVGMVRPDAGRVWLGDEDITRLPMYRRARRGIGYLAQEASIFRNLTVEENIAAVLEFQPLSKEERRARVEELLGEFGLGKVRDSKGYVLSGGERRRTEIARALATRPRFILLDEPFAGIDPIAVEDIQHVVAGLQTRGIGVLITDHNVHETLAITDRAYLLYEGHIFKQGTAEELADDPEVRRRYLGEQFTLERYQRS, encoded by the coding sequence TTGGACGCTTCCACCGATACGCCGCTCGTCCTCCGCGCCGAAGGCCTGACGAAGCGCTACCGCAAGCGGACCGTCGTGGACGACGTCGCGCTGAGCGTGACGCAGGGCGAGGTCGTCGGCCTGCTCGGGCCGAACGGGGCGGGAAAGACGACGACGTTTTACATGGTCGTTGGGATGGTGCGGCCGGACGCCGGACGGGTGTGGCTCGGCGACGAAGACATCACGCGGCTGCCGATGTACCGGCGGGCGCGGCGCGGCATCGGCTACCTCGCGCAGGAGGCATCGATCTTCCGCAACCTCACGGTCGAAGAAAACATCGCAGCCGTGCTCGAATTCCAGCCGCTCTCGAAGGAGGAGCGGCGCGCGCGCGTCGAAGAGCTCCTCGGCGAGTTCGGGCTCGGGAAGGTGCGGGACTCGAAGGGCTACGTCCTCTCCGGCGGTGAGCGGCGCCGCACTGAGATCGCCCGCGCCCTCGCCACCCGGCCCCGATTCATCCTGCTCGACGAGCCCTTCGCCGGCATCGACCCGATCGCGGTAGAGGACATCCAGCACGTCGTCGCGGGCTTGCAGACGCGCGGGATCGGCGTGCTCATCACGGACCACAACGTCCACGAGACGCTCGCCATCACGGACCGGGCGTACCTCCTCTACGAGGGGCACATCTTCAAGCAGGGCACGGCCGAGGAACTCGCTGACGATCCCGAGGTCCGCCGCCGCTACCTCGGCGAGCAGTTCACGTTGGAGCGCTACCAGCGTTCGTGA
- the aroF gene encoding 3-deoxy-7-phosphoheptulonate synthase: MVVVMHERADEAQVESVIERLNGYGFDVHRSSGVRQIVLGAVGVQPDFDVRHIKVLDGVADVYRITSPYKFASRTWRDEDTMIDIKGVKVGGNEVLMMAGPCSVESEEQLDAAAAAVASAGATFLRGGAFKPRSSPYSFQGLGEEGLKLLRAAGDRYDLRVITEVMTPEHVDLIGQYTDVFQIGARNMQNFDLLRAVGRTETPVFLKRGLSATIEELLMSAEYVMASGNPHVILCERGIRTFETSTRNTLDLSAVPVVKKRSHLPIFVDPSHGVGIRDKVLPLARAAVAVGADGLMVEVHPDPPRALSDGPQSLFFDQFVDLMQQVRLVAEAIGRSVRAPLEASA, translated from the coding sequence ATGGTTGTCGTCATGCACGAGCGGGCCGACGAGGCCCAAGTCGAATCCGTCATCGAACGCCTCAACGGGTACGGGTTCGACGTGCACCGGTCCAGCGGCGTACGGCAGATCGTGCTCGGCGCCGTCGGCGTGCAGCCGGACTTCGACGTGCGCCACATCAAGGTGCTCGACGGCGTGGCCGACGTGTACCGGATCACGAGCCCGTACAAGTTCGCCAGCCGGACGTGGCGTGACGAGGACACGATGATCGACATCAAAGGCGTGAAGGTCGGGGGCAACGAGGTGCTGATGATGGCCGGGCCGTGCTCGGTCGAGAGCGAGGAGCAACTCGACGCGGCGGCGGCGGCGGTGGCCTCGGCCGGTGCGACGTTCCTGCGCGGCGGTGCCTTCAAGCCGCGGAGTTCGCCGTATTCCTTCCAGGGATTGGGCGAGGAAGGGCTGAAGCTGCTCCGCGCCGCCGGCGACCGCTACGACCTCCGCGTCATCACCGAAGTCATGACGCCCGAGCACGTCGACCTCATCGGGCAGTACACCGACGTGTTCCAGATCGGCGCGCGGAACATGCAGAACTTCGACCTCCTCCGCGCCGTCGGCCGGACCGAGACGCCGGTCTTCCTCAAGCGCGGCCTCTCCGCGACGATCGAGGAATTGCTGATGAGCGCCGAGTACGTGATGGCGAGCGGGAACCCCCACGTCATCCTCTGCGAGCGCGGCATCCGCACGTTCGAGACCTCGACGCGCAACACGCTGGATCTCTCGGCGGTGCCTGTCGTCAAAAAGCGAAGCCACCTGCCCATCTTCGTGGACCCGAGCCACGGGGTCGGCATCCGCGACAAGGTGCTGCCGCTCGCGCGGGCGGCCGTCGCCGTAGGAGCCGACGGGCTGATGGTGGAGGTCCACCCGGACCCGCCACGCGCCCTCTCCGACGGCCCGCAGTCCCTCTTCTTCGATCAGTTCGTCGACCTGATGCAGCAGGTCCGGCTCGTCGCCGAGGCCATTGGCCGCTCGGTGCGCGCCCCGCTTGAAGCGTCTGCCTGA
- the glmS gene encoding glutamine--fructose-6-phosphate transaminase (isomerizing), with the protein MCGIVGYIGHQQASDILVSGLRRLEYRGYDSAGVAVVNGNVNVRKKEGKVDELAGLLETSPVSGTIGMGHTRWATHGAPNDVNAHPHTAGNGRFAIIHNGIIENYSVLKKRLLEKGYTFESETDTEVLAHFIDDVQKEANLGFAEAVRQALTQVVGAYGIVAVSKDDPDQLVVARNGSPLLLGIGDGEYFIGSDASPFIEFTRNVVYLNDGEIAVIRRDGYDVYKIDGAPVSKEVHALEWNLEEIEKGGYEHFMLKEIMEQPESLENAMRGRLLVDRNRIKLGGLEDVLPQLSAAERIIICACGTSWHAALVGEYLLEKHARIPVEVEYASEFRYRNPILKDGDVVLVISQSGETADTLAAVRQAQEAGILTLGVCNTVGSTIARETDAGVYLHAGPEIGVASTKAFTAQVTVLAMIALLLGRERGLVTDETMRNHVEALAAVPDQIRRVLDTDDKIQRLARDYRFASNFLYLGRGCNFPVALEGALKLKEISYIHAEGYPAAEMKHGPIALIDQFMPVVFIAMKDATYDKVVSNIEEVVARGGQVIAITDEDNRELDELCEYVIHVPVTVECFEPLLTVIPLQLLSYHIAVMRGCDVDQPRNLAKSVTVE; encoded by the coding sequence ATGTGTGGAATTGTCGGCTACATCGGCCATCAACAAGCCAGTGACATCCTCGTCAGCGGGCTCCGTCGGCTCGAATACCGCGGCTACGACTCGGCCGGCGTCGCCGTCGTCAACGGCAACGTGAACGTGCGGAAGAAGGAGGGGAAGGTAGATGAGCTCGCCGGGCTCCTCGAGACCAGCCCGGTCTCCGGCACGATCGGGATGGGCCACACGCGGTGGGCCACGCACGGCGCCCCGAACGACGTGAACGCGCACCCGCACACCGCCGGCAACGGGCGCTTCGCGATCATCCACAACGGCATCATCGAGAACTACAGCGTCCTCAAAAAGCGATTGCTCGAGAAGGGGTACACGTTCGAGAGCGAGACCGACACCGAGGTCCTCGCGCACTTCATCGACGACGTGCAGAAGGAGGCCAACCTCGGGTTCGCCGAGGCCGTGCGGCAGGCGCTGACGCAGGTCGTCGGGGCGTACGGCATCGTCGCGGTGTCGAAGGACGACCCGGACCAGCTCGTCGTGGCGCGCAACGGGAGCCCGCTCCTGCTCGGCATCGGCGATGGGGAGTACTTCATCGGGAGCGACGCGAGCCCGTTCATCGAGTTCACGCGGAACGTGGTCTACCTCAACGACGGCGAGATCGCCGTCATCCGCCGCGACGGGTACGACGTGTACAAGATCGACGGCGCGCCGGTCTCGAAAGAGGTCCACGCGCTCGAATGGAACTTGGAGGAGATCGAGAAGGGCGGCTACGAGCACTTCATGCTCAAGGAGATCATGGAGCAGCCCGAGTCGCTCGAGAACGCGATGCGCGGCCGGCTCCTCGTCGACCGCAACCGGATCAAGCTCGGCGGGCTTGAGGACGTGCTCCCGCAACTCTCCGCGGCGGAACGCATCATCATCTGCGCGTGCGGCACGTCGTGGCACGCGGCGCTCGTGGGTGAGTACCTCCTCGAGAAGCACGCCCGCATCCCGGTCGAGGTCGAGTACGCCAGCGAATTCCGGTATCGCAACCCGATCCTGAAGGACGGCGACGTCGTCCTCGTCATCTCGCAGAGCGGGGAGACGGCCGATACCCTCGCCGCCGTGCGGCAGGCGCAGGAGGCCGGCATCCTCACCCTCGGCGTGTGCAACACGGTCGGCTCGACGATCGCTCGGGAGACCGACGCGGGCGTCTACCTCCACGCCGGGCCGGAGATCGGCGTGGCGAGCACGAAGGCGTTCACGGCGCAGGTGACGGTGCTTGCGATGATCGCTCTCCTCCTCGGGCGCGAGCGCGGCCTCGTCACCGACGAGACGATGCGCAACCACGTCGAAGCCCTCGCTGCCGTTCCCGACCAGATCCGCCGTGTGCTCGACACCGACGACAAGATTCAGCGGCTCGCGCGGGACTACCGCTTCGCCTCGAACTTCCTCTACCTCGGGCGTGGCTGCAACTTCCCCGTCGCGCTCGAAGGCGCGCTCAAGCTCAAGGAGATCTCGTACATCCACGCCGAGGGCTACCCCGCGGCCGAGATGAAGCACGGCCCGATCGCGCTCATCGACCAGTTCATGCCCGTCGTGTTCATCGCGATGAAGGACGCGACCTACGACAAGGTGGTCTCGAACATCGAGGAGGTCGTCGCACGCGGCGGCCAGGTCATCGCCATCACCGACGAGGACAACCGCGAGCTCGACGAGCTGTGCGAGTACGTGATCCACGTCCCCGTGACGGTCGAGTGCTTCGAGCCCCTCCTGACGGTGATCCCGCTTCAGCTCCTCTCGTATCACATCGCCGTGATGCGCGGGTGCGACGTGGACCAGCCGCGCAACCTCGCCAAGAGCGTGACCGTGGAGTAA
- the prfA gene encoding peptide chain release factor 1, translated as MIPEQTLRDIKLRHAEIEQLMAQPEVATDSSQMESLGREHAELTSIVALIDRFASLQQERDDLEGMVKSETGEMAELAELELEGVEERLPKVEEELRLALIPKDPEDSKDAILEIRAGTGGDEASLFTGDLFRLYTRFAERRGWRVEVMDATEGAQGGYKDVTLSLKGPDVFGTMKWESGVHRVQRVPATESQGRIHTSAATVAVLPEAEEVDVTVHANDLEIDVYRSSGPGGQSVNTTDSAVRITHKPTGLVVTCQDEKSQHKNKDKAMRVLRSRLYQLELDKINSARSEQRRALVGTGDRSEKIRTYNYPQSRVTDHRLTGDDKNHQLAGVLDGDLDPIISALRMADNAERLSGLEG; from the coding sequence ATGATCCCCGAACAGACCCTCCGCGACATCAAGCTCCGCCACGCCGAGATCGAGCAACTCATGGCGCAGCCGGAGGTCGCTACGGACTCGTCGCAGATGGAGAGCCTCGGCCGCGAGCACGCCGAACTGACGAGCATCGTCGCGTTGATCGATCGGTTCGCATCGCTTCAGCAGGAGCGGGACGACCTCGAGGGGATGGTGAAGAGCGAGACGGGGGAGATGGCCGAGCTCGCGGAGCTAGAGCTCGAAGGCGTCGAAGAGCGGCTGCCGAAGGTGGAGGAGGAACTCCGCCTCGCCCTCATCCCGAAGGACCCCGAGGACTCGAAAGACGCCATCCTCGAAATCCGCGCGGGCACTGGCGGCGACGAGGCCAGCCTCTTCACTGGCGACCTCTTCCGGCTCTACACCCGCTTCGCCGAGCGTCGCGGCTGGCGCGTCGAGGTGATGGACGCGACCGAAGGTGCGCAGGGCGGCTATAAGGACGTCACGCTCTCGCTCAAAGGCCCCGACGTATTCGGCACGATGAAGTGGGAGAGCGGGGTCCACCGCGTCCAGCGCGTGCCCGCCACCGAGAGCCAGGGCCGCATCCACACGAGCGCCGCCACCGTCGCCGTCCTCCCCGAAGCGGAGGAGGTGGATGTGACCGTCCACGCGAACGACCTCGAAATCGACGTGTATCGCTCCTCCGGTCCCGGCGGGCAGAGCGTGAACACGACCGACTCCGCCGTCCGCATCACCCACAAGCCGACGGGCCTTGTGGTGACGTGCCAGGACGAGAAGAGCCAGCACAAAAACAAGGACAAGGCGATGCGCGTCCTCCGCAGCCGCCTCTACCAGCTCGAGCTCGACAAGATCAACTCGGCGCGGAGCGAGCAGCGCCGCGCCCTCGTCGGCACCGGGGACCGCTCGGAGAAGATCCGCACGTACAACTACCCCCAGAGCCGCGTCACCGACCACCGGCTCACGGGCGACGACAAGAACCACCAGCTCGCGGGCGTGCTCGACGGCGACCTCGACCCAATCATCTCGGCGCTGCGGATGGCCGACAACGCCGAGCGCCTGAGCGGGCTGGAGGGTTAG
- the rpsF gene encoding 30S ribosomal protein S6, which translates to MATNDRAMYELMYVVNTVLNDEQIKDIVDRVTAFIRENGGDIMEVDDRGSQRLAYPIEKKRNGHYVVAYFRAEGSFIARFERALRINDDILRHIILRYDAKMERHYDKQKSQPAEAAEAPEAEAAA; encoded by the coding sequence ATGGCAACGAACGACCGGGCCATGTACGAGCTGATGTACGTGGTCAATACCGTGCTCAACGACGAGCAGATCAAGGACATCGTCGACCGCGTCACCGCGTTCATCCGTGAGAACGGCGGCGATATCATGGAAGTCGATGACCGGGGGAGCCAGCGGCTCGCCTACCCCATCGAGAAGAAGCGCAACGGGCACTACGTCGTCGCGTATTTCCGCGCCGAGGGCTCGTTCATCGCCCGCTTCGAGCGCGCGCTCCGCATCAACGACGACATCCTGCGCCACATCATCCTGCGCTACGACGCCAAGATGGAGCGGCACTACGACAAGCAGAAGAGCCAGCCCGCCGAAGCCGCTGAGGCTCCCGAGGCCGAGGCCGCCGCGTAA
- the rpsR gene encoding 30S ribosomal protein S18: MARNDRKKQNEPIARAAVPGAKSRPVCPFQSAGIEYIDYKETETLKRYLNEQGKLLPRRVTGVSAKSQRQLTTAVKRARHMALLPFVAENIK, from the coding sequence ATGGCAAGAAACGACCGTAAGAAGCAGAACGAACCCATCGCCCGCGCCGCCGTCCCCGGCGCCAAGAGCCGCCCGGTGTGCCCCTTCCAGTCCGCTGGCATTGAGTACATCGACTACAAGGAGACCGAGACGCTCAAGCGCTACCTCAACGAGCAGGGCAAGCTGCTCCCGCGGCGCGTCACCGGCGTCTCGGCGAAGTCGCAGCGCCAGCTCACGACCGCCGTCAAGCGGGCGCGCCATATGGCGCTGCTGCCCTTCGTCGCGGAAAACATTAAATAA
- the rplI gene encoding 50S ribosomal protein L9, which translates to MNVILTQDVENLGQKGTVVSVKGGYGRNFLIPRGFAVVANSSNVKRYEEETRQQSLKLDAARKDAEALAKRVDAMEIVLQAPVGEEDRIFGTITTQQIAEALAKNGIEVDRRKISLDSDIRTTGDYTATVKLHPEHSGTLKVQVVPESLTESL; encoded by the coding sequence ATGAACGTTATTCTCACGCAGGACGTCGAAAACCTCGGGCAGAAGGGCACCGTCGTCTCCGTCAAGGGCGGATACGGGCGCAACTTCCTCATCCCGCGCGGCTTCGCCGTCGTCGCCAACTCCTCGAACGTGAAGCGCTACGAGGAGGAGACGCGCCAGCAGTCGCTCAAGCTCGACGCCGCCCGCAAAGACGCCGAGGCCCTCGCCAAGCGCGTCGACGCCATGGAGATCGTACTCCAGGCCCCGGTGGGCGAAGAGGACCGCATCTTCGGCACGATCACGACGCAGCAGATCGCCGAGGCCCTCGCTAAGAACGGCATCGAGGTGGACCGCCGCAAGATCTCGCTCGACTCCGACATCCGGACGACGGGCGACTACACGGCGACCGTCAAGCTCCACCCCGAGCACAGCGGCACGCTCAAGGTGCAGGTCGTGCCCGAGTCGCTGACGGAGTCGCTCTAG
- a CDS encoding cytochrome c biogenesis protein CcdA has protein sequence MRFFLALFFAVLIAPGMALGQIPDADPVVWRAGAQPVSAEPGGTVIFTLTGEIGPGWRMYATDSPIGKPLSVRFEDATGLTPLGPIQQEQPREGYDETLGRDYTYFSDRVQLSRTYRVAANAAAGHAPIAGAVTYMVCNDEICLPPTQASFVSNVRIRPGATPQPAAPPPAVEPSAPSETIADPALSAATAEVEPADSVATADVPATLDAEPPVETLGEEEEGGLWGFLLLAVGAGLVALLTPCVFPMIPLTVSYFLHHAGDRRKAARMAGVYGLSIVGLFTGLGVAMALLVGAAGPQLIAANPFVNLFIGLVLVVFGFSLLGFYELRMPTAWLNYFNRQGDERGGVVGVVFMGLTLVLVSFSCTVPFVGGLLAAASRGGWAYPVLGMVVFSSVFALPFVLFAVFPNALRRLPKSGSWMGALKGVLGFIEIAAALKFLSNADLVWGTGLLPRPLAVALIIVIFALAGLYLLRKLPLGETAFTAQPEGIGGLRLLTAIVFFGLAFYFVPGLLGAPLGGFDAFLPPRRATDVSLLAGMQFDSPERRGELAWHQSRASAFEEAQRTGRPVLIDFTGYTCTNCRHMEATVLSKPEIAERIDRHFVPLQLWTDDAETGPALQRYQLELTGRIALPTYAVVHPDGRLLTQLSGVTSQERYAAFLDAATAAFEQADALAAR, from the coding sequence ATGCGATTCTTCCTCGCCCTCTTCTTCGCCGTACTCATCGCGCCAGGCATGGCGTTGGGCCAGATCCCGGACGCCGACCCCGTCGTGTGGAGGGCGGGGGCGCAGCCGGTGAGCGCGGAGCCGGGCGGGACCGTGATCTTCACCCTCACCGGGGAGATCGGGCCGGGGTGGCGGATGTACGCCACGGACTCGCCCATCGGCAAGCCGCTCTCGGTCCGGTTTGAGGATGCCACCGGGTTGACGCCGCTCGGGCCGATTCAGCAGGAGCAGCCACGCGAGGGGTACGACGAGACGCTCGGGCGCGACTACACCTATTTCTCCGACCGCGTCCAGCTCTCACGTACCTATCGGGTGGCGGCGAACGCGGCGGCCGGTCATGCGCCCATCGCCGGGGCCGTCACGTACATGGTGTGCAACGACGAGATCTGCCTGCCGCCGACGCAGGCGTCCTTCGTTTCCAACGTCCGCATCCGCCCCGGGGCCACCCCACAGCCCGCAGCGCCGCCGCCCGCAGTCGAACCCTCCGCCCCCTCCGAAACCATTGCTGATCCCGCGTTGAGCGCCGCGACGGCCGAAGTGGAGCCCGCCGACTCCGTGGCGACGGCCGACGTTCCTGCAACGCTCGACGCCGAGCCGCCGGTGGAGACCCTTGGTGAAGAAGAGGAGGGCGGGCTGTGGGGGTTCCTGCTGCTCGCCGTCGGCGCGGGGCTCGTCGCCCTCCTGACCCCGTGCGTCTTCCCGATGATCCCGCTCACCGTCTCGTACTTCCTCCACCACGCGGGCGACCGGCGGAAGGCGGCGCGGATGGCTGGCGTCTACGGCCTCTCGATCGTCGGGCTCTTTACCGGGCTCGGCGTGGCGATGGCGCTCCTCGTCGGCGCGGCGGGGCCGCAGCTCATCGCGGCGAACCCCTTCGTGAACCTGTTCATCGGGCTCGTGCTCGTCGTCTTCGGGTTCTCGCTCCTCGGGTTCTACGAGCTGCGGATGCCGACGGCGTGGCTGAACTACTTCAACCGGCAGGGCGATGAGCGCGGCGGGGTCGTCGGCGTCGTGTTCATGGGGCTGACGCTCGTGCTCGTGTCGTTCTCGTGCACGGTGCCGTTCGTCGGCGGCCTCCTCGCGGCGGCGTCGCGTGGCGGATGGGCGTACCCGGTGCTCGGGATGGTCGTGTTCTCGAGTGTGTTCGCGCTGCCGTTCGTCCTCTTCGCCGTCTTCCCGAACGCGCTGCGCCGGCTGCCGAAGTCGGGTTCGTGGATGGGCGCGCTGAAGGGCGTCCTCGGCTTCATCGAGATCGCGGCGGCGCTGAAGTTCCTCTCCAACGCCGATCTCGTGTGGGGGACGGGCCTGCTTCCGCGCCCGCTCGCCGTCGCCCTCATCATCGTGATCTTCGCGCTCGCCGGGCTCTACCTCCTGCGCAAGCTGCCGCTCGGCGAGACCGCGTTCACCGCGCAGCCGGAGGGGATCGGCGGGCTCCGCCTGCTGACGGCGATCGTCTTTTTCGGCCTCGCGTTCTACTTCGTGCCCGGCCTGCTCGGCGCGCCGCTCGGCGGGTTCGATGCGTTCCTTCCTCCGCGCCGGGCGACGGACGTGAGTCTCCTCGCGGGGATGCAGTTCGACTCGCCGGAGCGGCGGGGCGAGCTCGCGTGGCATCAGAGCCGGGCCTCGGCCTTCGAGGAGGCGCAGCGCACGGGCCGCCCCGTGCTCATCGACTTCACGGGCTACACCTGCACGAACTGCCGCCACATGGAGGCGACGGTCCTCTCGAAGCCGGAGATCGCCGAGCGGATCGACCGCCACTTCGTCCCGCTCCAGCTCTGGACCGACGACGCCGAGACCGGCCCCGCGCTCCAGCGTTACCAGCTCGAACTGACCGGCCGCATCGCCCTCCCGACGTACGCCGTCGTACACCCCGACGGCCGCCTCCTCACTCAGCTCAGCGGCGTTACCTCGCAGGAGCGCTACGCCGCCTTCCTCGACGCTGCCACCGCCGCCTTCGAGCAGGCCGACGCCCTCGCGGCACGATAG
- a CDS encoding DUF6252 family protein, translated as MPIVLLRSVLLVTLALALGACDRSDLGDDGPPIPSMPSPPVAASTCSAFVDGVRFSAATASASADPSGTLGFSCGSGAGGFLFSLQPESEGATTLPLGVPGNRAQYRVGEDVTVTVGLPGGEEVGEVRLTSYTSSRIVGTFRFNAPGFSQGDPLIRVTGGVFNIAVN; from the coding sequence ATGCCCATCGTTCTGCTCCGCTCTGTCCTTCTCGTCACGCTTGCCCTCGCGCTCGGCGCGTGTGACCGCAGCGACCTCGGCGACGACGGCCCCCCGATCCCGTCCATGCCGAGTCCGCCCGTTGCGGCGAGCACCTGCTCGGCCTTCGTCGACGGCGTGCGGTTCAGCGCGGCCACGGCGAGTGCGAGCGCGGATCCGAGCGGCACGCTCGGCTTCTCCTGCGGGAGCGGCGCCGGCGGATTCCTCTTCAGCTTGCAGCCCGAAAGCGAGGGCGCCACTACGCTGCCCCTCGGCGTGCCGGGCAACCGGGCGCAGTACCGCGTCGGCGAGGACGTGACGGTCACGGTCGGTCTCCCCGGCGGCGAAGAGGTGGGGGAGGTGCGGCTGACGTCGTACACGTCCAGCCGGATCGTGGGGACGTTCCGATTCAACGCGCCCGGCTTCAGCCAAGGCGACCCGCTCATCCGCGTGACGGGCGGGGTGTTCAACATCGCGGTCAACTAA
- a CDS encoding GNAT family N-acetyltransferase, translated as MTIRLVRPDDHAAWLQMRRALWPDCADEMHALEIELYHRQPDDVAVFVVDPGGPTLGGFIEVSVRARVDGATSDRVGYVEGWYVAPELRGQGVGQRLMAAAERWTVERGLTELGSDVELDNEGSLRAHEALGFEETFRLVHFLKRVGPEPRS; from the coding sequence ATGACGATCCGACTGGTCCGGCCCGACGACCACGCCGCGTGGCTCCAGATGCGCCGCGCGCTCTGGCCCGACTGCGCCGACGAGATGCACGCCCTTGAGATCGAACTGTATCACCGCCAGCCAGACGACGTAGCCGTGTTCGTCGTGGACCCCGGCGGACCGACGCTGGGCGGGTTTATCGAAGTGTCGGTCCGGGCTCGGGTGGACGGGGCGACGTCGGATCGGGTCGGCTACGTCGAGGGGTGGTACGTCGCGCCCGAACTGCGCGGGCAGGGTGTGGGGCAGCGGCTGATGGCGGCGGCCGAGCGCTGGACCGTCGAGCGCGGGCTGACTGAACTCGGCAGCGACGTGGAACTCGACAACGAGGGGAGCCTGCGGGCGCACGAGGCGCTCGGGTTCGAGGAGACGTTCCGGCTCGTGCATTTCCTCAAGCGCGTCGGGCCGGAGCCGCGATCGTGA
- a CDS encoding N-acetyltransferase, giving the protein MTDERKARGFGTYREATANDLPVLAALDRDVFGHEAYPPFFFRQALDLWGPTFLVAETEARPVAGYALSAPSACDGEACILSMATHPSCRGQGLATGLLGALLDRLDAAGTEVVWLTVHPQNAGAVHLYRGAGFVAVAEEAAYFGPGEPRVRMERRLG; this is encoded by the coding sequence GTGACGGACGAGCGGAAAGCGCGGGGATTCGGGACGTACCGCGAGGCGACGGCGAACGACCTGCCGGTGCTCGCCGCGCTCGACCGGGACGTGTTCGGGCACGAGGCCTACCCGCCGTTCTTCTTCCGTCAGGCGCTCGACCTGTGGGGGCCGACCTTTCTCGTCGCAGAGACCGAGGCGCGGCCGGTGGCGGGCTACGCTCTCTCCGCTCCATCGGCATGCGACGGCGAAGCCTGCATCCTCTCGATGGCCACGCACCCGAGCTGCCGAGGACAGGGCCTCGCCACGGGCCTGCTCGGTGCGCTGCTCGACCGTCTCGATGCGGCGGGGACGGAGGTGGTGTGGCTCACCGTGCATCCTCAGAACGCCGGGGCGGTTCACCTCTACCGGGGAGCCGGGTTCGTCGCGGTTGCGGAGGAGGCCGCGTACTTTGGCCCCGGCGAGCCGCGCGTGCGCATGGAGCGCCGCCTCGGCTGA
- the serC gene encoding 3-phosphoserine/phosphohydroxythreonine transaminase → MMQPADLASTPDAAAKRLHNFSAGPGTLPLAVMEEVRAELPVFGDLGSSIMEVSHRSAAYTKVDEDAKQHLRDLLGLGDDWHILFLQGGASMQFHQVPLNFLPDGGVADYLVTGSWAKKALKEAVIVGGTRNAKGRSAASSEDAQFTYIPKRADWDLDPEAAYLHYTSNNTIYGTQFADEPDVDVPLVCDASSDFLSRPMTLDRYGLIYAGAQKNIGPAGVTVVLIKDDFLQQRHSGLPTMLDYGTHAAKMFNTPPAFAVYMVEKVLRWLKDLGGLDAMEQRNDAKAARLYGAIDATDFYRGTAREDSRSKMNVTFRLADENLEPVFVEEAKKEGLVALKGYRTVGGIRASIYNACEPESVEALVQFMQAFEHKHG, encoded by the coding sequence ATGATGCAGCCCGCCGATCTCGCGTCCACCCCCGATGCCGCCGCCAAGCGGCTCCACAACTTCTCCGCCGGCCCCGGCACCCTCCCGCTCGCCGTGATGGAGGAGGTCCGGGCCGAGTTGCCGGTCTTCGGCGATCTCGGCTCGTCGATCATGGAGGTCAGCCACCGCTCGGCGGCCTACACGAAGGTGGACGAGGACGCGAAGCAGCACCTCCGCGACCTCCTCGGCCTCGGCGACGATTGGCACATCCTCTTCCTCCAGGGCGGCGCGTCGATGCAGTTCCACCAGGTCCCGCTCAACTTCCTCCCCGACGGCGGCGTGGCGGACTACCTCGTCACCGGGTCGTGGGCGAAGAAGGCGCTCAAAGAGGCCGTCATCGTCGGCGGCACCCGCAATGCGAAGGGGCGCAGCGCCGCGTCCAGCGAAGACGCGCAGTTTACGTACATCCCGAAGCGCGCAGATTGGGACCTCGATCCCGAGGCGGCCTACCTCCACTACACGTCGAACAACACGATCTACGGCACGCAGTTCGCCGACGAGCCGGACGTGGATGTGCCGCTCGTGTGCGACGCTTCGTCCGACTTCCTCAGCCGCCCGATGACGCTCGACCGCTACGGGCTGATCTACGCAGGCGCGCAGAAGAACATCGGCCCCGCCGGCGTTACCGTCGTCCTCATCAAAGACGACTTCCTCCAGCAGCGCCACAGTGGTCTGCCGACGATGCTCGACTACGGCACGCACGCGGCGAAGATGTTCAACACGCCGCCCGCCTTCGCCGTGTACATGGTCGAGAAGGTGCTCCGCTGGCTCAAGGACCTCGGCGGGCTCGACGCGATGGAGCAGCGGAACGACGCGAAAGCGGCGAGGCTCTACGGCGCGATCGACGCGACGGATTTTTACCGGGGCACGGCGCGCGAGGACTCGCGCTCGAAGATGAACGTCACCTTCCGGCTCGCCGACGAGAACCTGGAGCCGGTCTTCGTCGAGGAGGCGAAGAAAGAAGGACTCGTCGCGCTGAAGGGTTACCGCACCGTCGGTGGCATCCGCGCGTCGATCTACAACGCGTGCGAGCCGGAGTCGGTCGAAGCGCTCGTGCAGTTCATGCAGGCGTTCGAGCACAAACACGGCTGA